The Nocardioides sp. S5 genome includes a window with the following:
- a CDS encoding VWA domain-containing protein: MSRFTKYDGGDPLAPPVDLAEALDAIGQDVMAGYSPEHAMREFLRRGSSDQAGLDELARRVAEKRREILQRNNLDGTMREVRELLDKAVLAERGQLARDTTMDDGDRAFREVVLDNLSPSTAAAVSELASYDWQSSQAREAYGEIKDLLGRELLDQRFAGMKQALEGATDEDRAAVNEMLSDLNDLLEKHAAGGVTDEEFGDFMDKHGDFFPENPRDMDELLDSLAQRAAAAQRMMNSMTPEQRQELMELSQQAFGSPQLMEQLARMDANLQALRPGEDWSGSESFEGDQGMGLGDGTGALQDLAQLDALADQLAQSHRGARLDDVDLDALAQQLGADAAVSARTLQDLERALRDSGYLKRGSDGELRLSPRAMRQLGKALLRDVAERMSGRSGARETRTTGLAGEPSGASRRWEFGDTEPWDVPRTITNAVLRQHGSSPVRIQVDDIEVVETEARTQAAVALLVDTSFSMAMDGRWVPMKRTALALHQLVRSRFRGDDLQLIAFGRHAQVMEIEELTGLDARWDKGTNLHHGLLLANRFFRKHPNAQPVLLVVTDGEPTAHLEADGEVWFSYPPHPLTISHAVRELDAASRLGAQVTFFRLGEDPGLARFIDSMARRVGGRMVSPELDDLGAAVVGSYLGSRGPASSYRDHFGDWGGGRGFWV, encoded by the coding sequence GCTACTCGCCCGAGCACGCGATGCGCGAGTTCCTGCGCCGCGGCAGCAGCGACCAGGCGGGCCTCGACGAGCTCGCCCGGCGGGTGGCGGAGAAGCGACGCGAGATCCTCCAGCGCAACAACCTCGACGGGACCATGCGCGAGGTGCGCGAGCTGCTCGACAAGGCGGTGCTGGCCGAGCGCGGGCAGCTCGCCCGCGACACCACGATGGACGACGGCGACCGGGCCTTCCGCGAGGTGGTGCTCGACAACCTGTCGCCGTCGACGGCGGCCGCGGTGAGCGAGCTGGCGTCGTACGACTGGCAGTCCTCGCAGGCGCGTGAGGCGTACGGAGAGATCAAGGACCTGCTCGGCCGTGAGCTGCTGGACCAGCGCTTCGCCGGCATGAAGCAGGCCCTCGAGGGCGCGACCGACGAGGACCGCGCCGCCGTCAACGAGATGCTGTCCGACCTCAACGACCTGCTCGAGAAGCACGCCGCAGGGGGCGTCACCGACGAGGAGTTCGGTGACTTCATGGACAAGCACGGGGACTTCTTTCCCGAGAATCCCCGTGACATGGACGAGCTGCTCGACTCCCTCGCTCAGCGCGCGGCCGCCGCCCAGCGGATGATGAACTCGATGACGCCCGAGCAGCGTCAGGAGCTCATGGAGCTCTCGCAGCAGGCCTTCGGCTCGCCACAGCTGATGGAGCAGCTCGCGCGCATGGACGCCAACCTCCAGGCGCTCCGGCCCGGTGAGGACTGGTCGGGCTCGGAGAGCTTCGAGGGTGACCAGGGGATGGGCCTCGGCGACGGGACCGGTGCGCTCCAGGACCTCGCCCAGCTCGACGCGCTGGCCGACCAGCTCGCCCAGTCGCACCGCGGCGCGCGGCTCGACGACGTCGACCTCGACGCGCTCGCCCAGCAGCTCGGCGCCGACGCGGCCGTGTCGGCCAGGACCCTGCAGGACCTCGAGCGGGCGCTGCGCGACAGCGGCTACCTCAAGCGCGGTTCCGACGGTGAGCTGCGCCTGTCGCCGCGCGCGATGCGCCAGCTCGGCAAGGCGCTGCTGCGCGACGTGGCGGAGCGGATGAGCGGACGCTCCGGCGCCCGCGAGACGCGTACGACCGGGCTCGCCGGCGAGCCGTCCGGCGCGAGCCGGCGGTGGGAGTTCGGGGACACCGAGCCGTGGGACGTGCCGCGCACCATCACCAACGCGGTGCTGCGGCAGCACGGCAGCTCGCCGGTGCGGATCCAGGTCGACGACATCGAGGTCGTCGAGACCGAGGCGCGCACCCAGGCGGCCGTCGCCCTCCTGGTCGACACGTCCTTCTCGATGGCGATGGACGGGCGCTGGGTGCCGATGAAGCGCACCGCGCTCGCCCTGCACCAGCTCGTACGCTCCCGCTTCCGCGGCGACGACCTCCAGCTGATCGCCTTCGGTCGCCACGCCCAGGTGATGGAGATCGAGGAGCTGACCGGTCTCGACGCGCGCTGGGACAAGGGCACCAACCTCCACCACGGGCTGCTGCTGGCCAACCGCTTCTTCCGCAAGCACCCCAACGCCCAGCCCGTGCTGCTGGTCGTCACCGACGGCGAGCCCACCGCCCACCTCGAGGCCGACGGCGAGGTGTGGTTCTCCTACCCGCCGCACCCGCTGACGATCTCCCACGCGGTGCGCGAGCTCGATGCGGCCTCCCGGCTGGGGGCGCAGGTGACCTTCTTCCGCCTGGGCGAGGACCCCGGTCTGGCCCGCTTCATCGACTCGATGGCGCGTCGGGTCGGCGGTCGGATGGTGAGCCCCGAGCTCGACGACCTCGGTGCCGCGGTCGTCGGGTCCTACCTCGGCTCGCGCGGGCCTGCGTCGTCGTACCGCGACCACTTCGGCGACTGGGGCGGCGGGCGCGGGTTCTGGGTCTAG